In the Triticum aestivum cultivar Chinese Spring chromosome 2B, IWGSC CS RefSeq v2.1, whole genome shotgun sequence genome, GATCTGCACAGAATTTACAGAGGACATAACAGTTAGATCAATCCGCGCTGAGGAGTTCTTGATTGTATGTCTGGCTGGGTTTGCGACTTCTTATTTCCAATGTGTATGTGTATGTACATACCGTGATGTAGATGTCAAACTTGATGAGCGCATAGCCCATCCAGCAGCAGCCATTGAGGAAGTTCACCAGCGATAGGAAAAATGGCATGTACTCCACACTCTTGGTCCTGATCACTTTACCCTGCAAATAGGCAGTACAATATTACTACTTTCATCTTAAATTTTTGAGTTATATTAGTATTAGTACACACGTAAGTTGGCAAAAGCATCCGTCATTTACAATTAGCCTGAGCTAGTATTTCACCCTGTAAAGGAAGTTTACCTTTGAGATAGAAATAAACCGTAGGCTTTTTTATATCATGTAGCATATTGTAGAAGAACTTGGGTGCGTGAGAGGTGAAAAGTCAATTCGGACTTTTTTTAACAGGGTTTTGGAACGAACATTAAAAAAATGAAAGGTGGGTGCAGCTTTTAGATGGGCATAATCAACAACAAACAAGGTGCACTGTTTAACAAATTAAGGTCTGTCAAAAGCATCCACTAGAACTTTAAAAATAAAGTATAGGCAGGTATTTTTCTTGAAAAGGCATCATTACCACACCATACGTGCACAATGCAGATTAATTAATTAGCCAACCTGAACTAACAAGTTAAAGCGGTTATCAAAGATCACGGGTCGACGACCCTTAAGTTGGGGTGGTGTACGTACCATGATGGTGAGCGGGGAGGCGTACATGATGGAGCCGAAGATGACGCAGAGGATGCCTACGATCATGGAGCGCTTCTCATGGGTGTGGGCACCGAGGAGCACGCCGGCCACCACGGCAGCCACGAACGCCGCCTCGAGGGCGAGCACGCCCAGCATCTTCCACTGCACACACAGTAGAGAACATGCACATGGCTTGGGTTAGGGGCTGGAGGATCTTCTGTACAGAAACTAAAGCCGAAAAGAGACAGTGGGACGGATGAGGATTGAGGAGGCATTAGGAGGGTTGCACGTACCCTTGTGTTCTTAGCCGcatagatgatgaagatgatgatgtagGCGCCCTCAATGACAAGGCCGATGCCGTTGATGGTGAGGACGAGGGTGCTGTTGGGGTGGACGATGGGGAGCCCGTAAAAGAACCAGAGCAGGCAGTTCATGAGCGTCGCCAGGTAGGGGTCCGGTTTGAACTcctccacgtccttggccttgtAGATCCGCCAGAACGTCGGCCTACGTACATACGTACAATTAGAAAACGAGCCTCAGATTCATGCCCTAGCAACCACCTTTCATATATGTATACATACAGACTAGACaagaggaggaggagtgggcttaCACAGGGGAGAGGAAGAGACCGAAGGAGATGACATTGCCGATGATGCCGACGATGTTGCGGGCCACGTCGGCGGAAACCATGATGCTCACCTAGATCGATCGATCGCTGGGAACACAACTCGATTGCTCGGGGGAACTAACGACTTGGGGAAGGTTGGTTGTGATTTGTTTGGGGCGTGGGTGGCCGAGCTTATATAGTAGGGAGTTCCCCGTCGCTTTCCCCAAGTTATATCCGATGTAGATATGGTTAAGGGTAGGTTAAACGGTTTGATTTGAGTGCAGTCCTCATCCAACTCCAACAGCCGGCCGTGCTCCCATCCAGCAGCCGGCCGTGTCAATTTCTTCCTCGCCCGCGTCCTTTTTTCCAGCCCAAAAAGGATCACGCAGCTAGGAGCTCCTCTCCCACGTAACAATACTCCTATACTCGGATAAACCCCATATAGTCTTACGCAAAACAAACAAGGACAACCCTGAGCCCGAAACTGTCACGGACCAACACCAACCCAGCCGGCGTCACCCAAGGACACTGcaaagcccaagacagcccccGTCGTCCCAACGACCCGGAAACCCAACACGCGTGTTACCGGATGCCGTGAAGTGTTGTTGGTGCTCTATACTCCGTGGATctcataatataaaagtgtatttgACACTATGCGACGGAGAAAGTAAGATACAATTATCTTTCTACTATTAAAGTGGAGTACGTAGGTAGTTTTGTTTCATTTGGTTAGGTCGCTCCCCATCGTCCCCATCAAAAATATTTATTCTGAAAAAAACCAAACTCTTAACCGCGTTTTAGCCGCCACCACTCGACCCCACCCGCCCCTCCCCTCTCCTCGCCACCGTCGGCAGTGCCGCTAAGCAAAGCGGGGACGACAGGGCGGCGGCGGGACTTCTCCACCCTTCGAGCATCACGGACGGTGAGAGACGGCCAGATCACGAGGAGGCGCCAGGCGACAACTCTTGGCGGCGGCGTGCGCGGCGCGGCGGCGCCACCTATGATGCGAGCTCGGCGGCCGATCCACTTTGCGGCGCGGTCTGCGATGGTTGCGGCGGCGTGGTGGCCACCTTGCCTCGGGCGGTGGCAGCTGCAGGTGTGGCGCGGGCCTATACCGGGAAGGGCGGCGGCTGCGGTCGGTGCGCCATCATGCGTTGGATCTGCGGCGACGACGTGGAGGCCATGGTGATCTGGTCAGTGGCGCCTCCGGTCAGATATGATCTTTCCGATGCAGCCGACGATGGTGGCCATCTCCTCCGTCGTATGTGGCATTGTGATAATGAAACcaagaaatatcgactggctagGTGAAGCGTATTATGCAGACCTAAAAGTCAAGGGGGCCTGGGAATACTAGACCTTGAGATTTAAAACATTGCTCTTCTCAGCAAGTGGGTTTATAAACTACTCACCGAGAATGGAGTATGGCAGGAAATcatttgcaacaagtatgtgggatccaatgccatttctcaaattcataggAAACCTGGGGATTCACATTTTTGGAGTggtgtcatgaaggccaaggaattcttCTATCAATTTGGGACCTTCTCAGTTAGGGACGGTTCTCAGGTTCGTTTCTGGGAAGATACCTGGCTAGGGAACAACTCACTAATGGTGCAATATCCGAGCTTGTACCAGATTGTCAGACATAAATTTATCACGATCAAACAAGTCTTAGGACAAGAAAACTGCGATATTTCATTCCGTAGGGATCTTTTGGGCACTCGTCTGGCAGcatggaatgaattactcactcgcCTGGAGGACATTCAACTGTCAGATGAGCCAGACACTTTTCGATGGAACTTGCATCACAATGGCAAATtttcggtcaaatccatgtatgatgcaatggttcATTGTGATGTTCCAGTAGATAACAGGAAATTGTGGAAGCTAAAAATTCCTCTAAGAGTGAAGATTTTCCTCTGGTTTCTAAACAAAGCAGTCATCCTAACTAGAGATAATCTGGCACCATGAAACTGGCATGGTTCGaagacatgtgtcttttgccaacatgacgagtcTATCAAACACTTATTTTTTGAGTGCAAGCTCGCTCTGGCAGTTTGGGCCATGGTCCAAGTAGCTTCGAATTTATACCCACCACGTAGTCCAAGGAATATTTTTGGCAACTGGTTGCGGGGTATTG is a window encoding:
- the LOC123040226 gene encoding bidirectional sugar transporter SWEET6b-like; translated protein: MVSADVARNIVGIIGNVISFGLFLSPVPTFWRIYKAKDVEEFKPDPYLATLMNCLLWFFYGLPIVHPNSTLVLTINGIGLVIEGAYIIIFIIYAAKNTRWKMLGVLALEAAFVAAVVAGVLLGAHTHEKRSMIVGILCVIFGSIMYASPLTIMGKVIRTKSVEYMPFFLSLVNFLNGCCWMGYALIKFDIYITIPNALGTIFGLIQLILYFYYYRSTPKKGKNVELPTVLTINAVTSGNVSVTIEN